Proteins encoded together in one Schumannella luteola window:
- a CDS encoding intradiol ring-cleavage dioxygenase, with the protein MSRRAIFSVAGLGLGATVLAACTSTASTGGGTSTATASASPSAGTSATASSALPAAEIPDETAGPYPGDGSNGPDVLEQSGIVRSDLRTSIGSSAAVEGVPLTFTFRVTDQANGDTPFAGVAVYAWHCDAQGRYSLYSDGVTDENWLRGVQVADADGQVTFTSIVPGCYTGRWTHIHFEVYPTVADITDAGNAIATSQMAFPESMLTTVYQRSAYDGSTRNLSQISLASDNVFGDDGAALQMATITGNADAGYAASLTVRVDTTTTPSAGAAPGGGGGPR; encoded by the coding sequence ATGAGCCGCCGCGCGATCTTCAGCGTCGCCGGGCTCGGTCTGGGCGCGACCGTGCTGGCTGCGTGCACGAGCACCGCTTCGACCGGCGGAGGCACGAGCACCGCCACCGCGAGCGCCTCCCCCTCGGCGGGCACGTCCGCCACTGCGAGCAGCGCGCTCCCGGCCGCCGAGATCCCCGACGAGACGGCCGGCCCGTACCCCGGTGACGGCTCCAACGGCCCGGATGTGCTCGAGCAGTCGGGCATCGTGCGCTCCGACCTGCGCACGAGCATCGGCTCGAGCGCCGCCGTCGAGGGCGTGCCGCTGACCTTCACCTTCCGCGTGACCGATCAGGCGAACGGCGACACCCCCTTCGCGGGCGTCGCCGTCTACGCCTGGCACTGCGACGCGCAGGGCCGCTACTCGCTCTACTCCGACGGCGTGACCGACGAGAACTGGCTGCGCGGGGTGCAGGTCGCCGATGCCGACGGGCAGGTCACCTTCACCTCGATCGTGCCGGGCTGCTACACCGGGCGCTGGACGCACATCCACTTCGAGGTCTATCCGACCGTCGCCGACATCACCGACGCGGGCAACGCGATCGCGACCTCGCAGATGGCGTTCCCCGAGAGCATGCTCACGACCGTGTACCAGCGCTCCGCCTACGACGGGTCGACCCGCAACCTGTCGCAGATCAGCCTCGCGAGCGACAACGTCTTCGGCGACGACGGCGCCGCGCTGCAGATGGCCACGATCACGGGGAATGCGGATGCCGGCTACGCCGCGTCACTCACCGTGCGGGTCGACACCACGACCACGCCGAGCGCCGGCGCGGCGCCCGGCGGCGGGGGCGGACCTCGATGA